A stretch of Candidatus Marsarchaeota archaeon DNA encodes these proteins:
- a CDS encoding DNA-binding protein, with protein MKINELKAGASNINLSAKIVQKDEPREVVTKYGKRLMVANITLKDDTGTIPMSLWGDDISTVNVGDNVELTNCYVSEFRGSPQISTGKFGKIKVTGKSSGESEELLESEEDDRSPSDEEEA; from the coding sequence ATGAAAATAAATGAACTAAAGGCAGGTGCCAGCAACATAAACCTTAGCGCTAAGATAGTGCAGAAGGACGAGCCAAGGGAAGTGGTGACAAAGTATGGCAAGCGACTTATGGTGGCAAACATAACGCTCAAGGATGACACGGGTACCATACCAATGTCGCTCTGGGGAGACGACATAAGCACAGTCAACGTAGGGGACAACGTCGAGCTGACGAACTGCTACGTGAGCGAGTTCAGGGGCTCACCGCAGATATCGACCGGCAAGTTCGGCAAGATAAAGGTGACCGGCAAGTCGTCCGGCGAGAGCGAGGAGCTATTAGAGAGCGAGGAGGACGACCGCAGCCCCTCCGACGAGGAAGAAGCCTGA
- a CDS encoding flippase-like domain-containing protein, with product MSDPMENPIMKKGSIWYTIAHIEELDRDKYINLVRGVAVFVGAAILVSLAVFVVIAWIGGIGNVVNIILRMNLYLFSLGLLAVFASYLLRFWKWRYYLDRLHLKVPRGKNLIVYLSLYSMNITPGMLGRFLVGYTISRLTKMKAASVIPIVTMDIFTDFIGTAIVALAASLYFHTYVLLIIGVDIVLLIPYAFILSDWFYRIIKRIFKGRRMLEMFTLFGDEYFASQSALNTTGTYAVSLAVTIPAAILTALALFFTLAAVGITPHFASSVFIYTSTQVLGMATAVPGSIGVTDGALVALLSASLHIGTDIASAVTILTRFATLWFGTALGGVLLIYSLRYWSESIGAGKSSKRKKKKEKG from the coding sequence ATGAGCGACCCTATGGAGAATCCGATAATGAAGAAGGGCTCGATCTGGTACACAATAGCGCACATAGAGGAGCTCGACAGAGACAAGTACATCAATCTCGTGCGCGGCGTTGCTGTCTTCGTGGGTGCGGCCATCCTTGTGAGCTTAGCTGTATTCGTGGTAATAGCGTGGATAGGCGGCATAGGCAATGTCGTCAATATAATCCTGCGCATGAACCTGTATCTCTTCTCGCTTGGCTTGCTTGCTGTGTTTGCGAGCTACTTGCTGCGCTTCTGGAAATGGAGGTACTACCTGGATAGGCTGCACCTGAAGGTGCCAAGGGGAAAGAACCTCATAGTCTACCTGTCGCTCTATTCGATGAATATAACGCCTGGCATGCTTGGCAGGTTCCTGGTCGGCTATACTATAAGCAGGCTTACCAAGATGAAGGCTGCGAGCGTCATACCTATTGTCACAATGGACATATTCACCGACTTCATAGGCACGGCCATAGTGGCGCTTGCAGCCTCGTTGTACTTCCACACCTATGTGCTGCTTATAATCGGGGTTGACATTGTGCTGCTTATCCCATACGCTTTCATACTGAGCGACTGGTTCTACAGGATAATAAAGCGCATATTCAAGGGCAGGAGGATGCTCGAGATGTTCACGCTTTTCGGAGATGAATATTTCGCGTCGCAAAGTGCCCTTAACACTACAGGCACATACGCCGTATCGCTCGCGGTCACCATACCTGCTGCAATACTCACAGCATTGGCGCTTTTCTTCACCCTTGCTGCGGTAGGCATAACGCCGCATTTCGCAAGCTCAGTATTCATATACACGTCTACGCAGGTATTGGGCATGGCAACCGCCGTGCCAGGCAGCATAGGCGTTACAGATGGGGCGCTCGTGGCTTTGCTCAGCGCATCATTGCATATCGGCACGGACATAGCTTCTGCAGTCACAATACTGACAAGATTTGCGACACTCTGGTTTGGCACGGCCCTTGGCGGCGTGCTGCTGATCTACAGCTTGCGCTACTGGAGTGAAAGCATTGGTGCAGGAAAAAGCAGCAAACGGAAAAAGAAAAAGGAGAAAGGCTAA
- a CDS encoding glycosyltransferase family 4 protein — translation MDICVLNPFFYPFNGGTEKVLLELYRRLARRHNVCVISASLKPGKDTHTEHIDGIKVVRLRTRYLNLPGLPLPFLAMSGIKDRIEKEGAEIYHINNRYQYFFGSVNAIRRTGGKLAMTIHNSLPSGIGPLTDAGGMLYDIMQGRKTMHAADLITGVSRDTIDATVPKADLWKSHVVYNGVDSRRFRRLGHVDRRIIAIRSRFDGLPIVLNNGRLTQQKGQTYLMDAVSRMEEKVGLVFIGTGPLETTLRERASNAGLKGRFSILNGIPEDELPLYYNAADVFVLPSLYEPAGLALLEALASETPSVASRVGGIPEMMGRCGLYAKPKDINGIRERVEFALSHHTAMHRLAVEGRKRMLKFHDWDGIAKQYERLFEETIRR, via the coding sequence ATGGACATATGCGTGCTCAACCCCTTCTTCTACCCGTTCAATGGGGGAACGGAGAAGGTCCTTTTAGAGCTGTATAGGAGGCTTGCCCGCCGTCACAACGTATGTGTAATTTCAGCCTCGCTAAAGCCCGGAAAAGACACGCACACAGAGCATATTGACGGCATAAAGGTAGTCAGGCTGCGCACACGATACCTGAACCTGCCCGGCCTGCCTCTGCCATTCTTGGCCATGTCAGGCATCAAAGACCGAATAGAAAAGGAAGGCGCTGAGATTTACCATATAAACAACAGGTACCAGTACTTCTTCGGCTCTGTGAACGCAATAAGGAGAACTGGCGGCAAGCTGGCCATGACTATACACAATTCTCTGCCTTCCGGCATCGGGCCCCTCACCGATGCGGGCGGCATGCTGTATGACATCATGCAGGGCAGGAAGACGATGCATGCTGCAGACCTTATTACGGGAGTGTCGAGGGATACGATAGATGCGACAGTACCCAAGGCAGACCTTTGGAAGAGCCATGTGGTATACAATGGAGTAGACAGCAGGCGCTTCAGGCGCCTGGGGCATGTGGACCGACGCATAATAGCGATAAGAAGCAGGTTCGACGGGCTTCCGATCGTGCTCAACAACGGCCGTCTCACGCAACAAAAAGGCCAGACATATCTTATGGACGCGGTCTCCCGCATGGAAGAAAAGGTGGGGCTCGTGTTTATAGGGACTGGACCGCTTGAAACAACGCTAAGAGAACGCGCTTCGAATGCGGGCCTGAAAGGAAGATTTTCCATACTGAACGGCATACCGGAAGACGAGCTGCCGCTTTACTACAATGCGGCTGATGTATTCGTGCTGCCGTCGCTATACGAGCCGGCCGGACTGGCGCTGCTTGAGGCATTGGCCAGCGAAACGCCTTCGGTCGCATCGCGCGTTGGCGGCATACCGGAGATGATGGGCAGATGCGGGCTCTACGCAAAGCCAAAAGATATAAATGGTATCAGAGAAAGAGTAGAGTTCGCACTCTCGCACCATACCGCGATGCACAGGCTCGCGGTGGAAGGCAGGAAGAGGATGCTAAAGTTCCATGATTGGGATGGCATAGCGAAGCAATATGAGCGGCTTTTCGAAGAAACAATAAGGAGATGA
- a CDS encoding sulfatase-like hydrolase/transferase, with amino-acid sequence MKAKKNIVVLLLDTVRASDGYSNAMPYLSGLAREGTAYMNTISPATWTAPSHAALFTGTRASSISGVSKDFLASGAIDPWFTQTKFLPADAETLAKKVSRLGYTTALFSNNPFLTSFTNLGAGFDRIYDIWLESNGKYDQKLTNRMASVLKGGHKTRSRLSKASAAVAQFIPKRFIDGIYLSLRLRMDRGVANADGTHKLDRGMTDTNERLMTHLGMEDALTPQFLFMNFIEAHENYPVGRNDVIQDKWLYLSGILDMDESVTKLFHRGYIKRLSYLDSKVRAMISDLKKRGVLDNASVVITSDHGQFFGEHGLLYHALPPYEEVVKVPLIAINYENGRPVKTHERVYSNVSTASLHESLIDIAAGKSEYLNGNLRASRYAVSEHLGISEGWDGELLRMLKGRSEMANKIYETKLRHNKRSVAIYSGNMKLIHFFGSRKDELYDLKKDPMETDNIMDSRRSDAQHLLNYYGRGDPLPAA; translated from the coding sequence ATGAAGGCGAAGAAGAACATAGTAGTGCTGCTGCTTGACACTGTCAGGGCTAGCGACGGGTATAGCAATGCCATGCCCTACCTCTCAGGTCTAGCGCGCGAAGGCACGGCATACATGAATACGATCTCGCCCGCTACGTGGACTGCGCCATCGCACGCTGCGCTGTTCACAGGCACGAGGGCGTCAAGCATCAGCGGTGTGTCAAAGGACTTCCTTGCAAGCGGCGCGATTGACCCATGGTTCACGCAGACTAAGTTCCTGCCAGCTGACGCAGAAACCCTCGCCAAAAAGGTCTCGCGCCTGGGTTATACTACTGCCTTGTTCTCGAACAACCCCTTCTTGACAAGCTTTACTAACCTCGGCGCAGGCTTCGACCGCATATATGACATATGGCTCGAATCGAACGGCAAATACGATCAAAAGCTGACCAACAGGATGGCGTCCGTGCTGAAGGGCGGGCACAAAACGAGGTCGAGGCTCTCGAAAGCGAGCGCTGCAGTAGCGCAGTTCATACCAAAGCGCTTCATCGATGGCATTTATCTGTCTCTCAGGTTACGGATGGACAGGGGCGTGGCCAACGCCGATGGCACCCATAAGCTGGACCGTGGCATGACAGATACAAACGAGCGCCTAATGACACATCTCGGCATGGAGGATGCACTGACACCGCAGTTCCTGTTCATGAACTTCATAGAGGCGCACGAGAACTACCCTGTGGGGAGGAATGATGTCATTCAGGACAAATGGCTATACCTCAGCGGCATACTCGACATGGACGAGAGCGTCACAAAACTCTTTCACCGCGGCTACATAAAACGGCTCTCTTACCTTGACTCTAAGGTCCGGGCCATGATATCCGATTTGAAAAAACGCGGGGTGCTGGACAATGCCTCTGTAGTGATTACTTCAGACCATGGCCAATTCTTCGGCGAACACGGCCTTCTGTATCATGCCCTTCCGCCATACGAGGAGGTCGTGAAGGTGCCGCTCATCGCGATAAACTACGAGAATGGAAGGCCTGTTAAGACGCACGAGCGCGTATACAGCAACGTCAGCACCGCTTCGCTGCACGAATCGCTTATCGATATAGCTGCAGGGAAATCAGAATACCTGAACGGCAATCTAAGAGCATCGCGCTACGCCGTAAGCGAGCACCTGGGCATAAGCGAGGGCTGGGACGGCGAGCTCCTGCGCATGCTGAAGGGAAGGTCCGAGATGGCAAATAAGATATACGAGACAAAGCTGAGACACAATAAGCGCTCTGTTGCCATCTACTCTGGCAACATGAAACTTATCCATTTCTTCGGCAGCCGCAAGGATGAGCTCTATGACCTGAAGAAGGACCCCATGGAAACTGACAACATAATGGACTCGCGGCGCAGCGATGCGCAGCACCTGCTAAACTATTACGGCCGTGGCGATCCGCTCCCTGCCGCGTAG
- a CDS encoding DUF929 domain-containing protein: protein MNKRTLAYVIIALVIIAAVVAAVFLNSGVSSSQLVKYDNAAVPQATLTQLSSIANNMSLANSVGVGSAGAAMLPGASGASMLTLNGLPEVLYIGADYCPYCAATRWGLIIALMRFGNFSSLHYMTSSASDYDPSTSTFTFYNSSYTSGHVSFVGVEAYTNYVPSGASYYATLQTPTQSEGAIFNKYDTNNTLLPANARGGIPFVDFGNLSVEAGALVLPDAFYKHSWSQIISSLGDSGTQQSQAAIGAANIYTAAICRMTNNTPSSVCDQQFVKAAASFLG from the coding sequence ATGAACAAGCGTACTCTTGCGTATGTGATTATCGCATTGGTGATCATAGCGGCTGTAGTGGCAGCCGTATTCCTAAACAGCGGTGTGTCAAGCTCACAGCTTGTGAAATATGATAACGCGGCAGTGCCGCAGGCAACTCTGACGCAATTGAGCAGCATAGCAAACAACATGAGCCTGGCGAATAGCGTAGGTGTAGGGTCGGCTGGCGCAGCAATGCTGCCTGGCGCATCGGGCGCTAGCATGCTGACGCTTAATGGCCTTCCTGAGGTGCTTTACATAGGCGCAGACTACTGCCCGTATTGCGCAGCCACAAGATGGGGGCTGATCATAGCACTGATGAGGTTCGGTAACTTTAGCTCGCTTCACTACATGACGTCCAGTGCATCTGACTACGATCCGAGCACGTCCACATTCACGTTCTACAATTCTTCGTATACAAGCGGGCATGTATCTTTTGTTGGGGTCGAAGCGTATACGAACTACGTGCCTTCTGGGGCCAGCTATTACGCCACGCTGCAGACGCCGACCCAATCAGAGGGTGCAATTTTCAACAAGTATGACACAAACAACACCCTGCTGCCTGCCAATGCAAGAGGAGGCATACCATTCGTAGACTTTGGCAACTTGAGTGTCGAGGCAGGAGCGCTGGTACTGCCTGATGCGTTCTACAAGCACTCTTGGAGCCAGATAATATCAAGCCTGGGCGACAGCGGCACCCAGCAGTCCCAGGCTGCGATAGGGGCCGCAAACATATACACGGCCGCAATATGCAGGATGACGAACAACACACCATCAAGCGTGTGCGACCAACAGTTCGTCAAGGCCGCTGCCAGCTTCCTGGGCTGA
- a CDS encoding undecaprenyl-diphosphate phosphatase produces the protein MLGILQALYSILIGIVQGISEWLPISSKTQVLLASQTLLHLNFQQAYTFGLFMEIGTVLAAIIYFRREVWSLIRVIALRGTQMEKKLFKYVLVTIIFTGIIGAPLYIVADSVTGVSVGVPMAIIGVILIGDAMLIRYSRKKREQGVNTRKFANMTFKDYIIVGVVQGIAALPGVSRSGITTSAMFLMNFEADEAFRLSFLTGIFASTAAFLLTLIKSYANVSAALAFIGIYGLLIAIVAATIVSLFLISFLIKVASKSKIVYLITALGVIALASGILYMALGSFGIAVVS, from the coding sequence ATGCTTGGCATTCTGCAGGCTTTGTACTCTATATTGATAGGCATAGTGCAGGGCATATCTGAGTGGCTGCCCATAAGCAGCAAGACGCAGGTATTGCTAGCCTCGCAGACGCTGCTGCACCTCAACTTCCAGCAGGCTTATACCTTCGGCCTGTTTATGGAGATAGGCACTGTGCTCGCCGCCATAATATACTTCAGGCGTGAAGTCTGGTCGCTTATAAGAGTTATAGCACTTCGAGGCACGCAGATGGAAAAGAAGCTGTTCAAGTACGTGCTTGTCACGATAATATTTACTGGCATCATAGGCGCGCCGCTATACATAGTTGCTGATTCTGTGACAGGAGTATCAGTGGGCGTGCCTATGGCTATAATTGGCGTAATACTGATAGGCGACGCCATGTTAATAAGGTACTCAAGGAAGAAGCGCGAGCAGGGAGTCAACACACGCAAGTTCGCGAACATGACTTTCAAGGATTACATAATAGTTGGTGTGGTACAGGGCATAGCCGCCCTGCCAGGAGTCAGCAGGTCTGGCATAACTACTAGTGCGATGTTCCTCATGAACTTTGAGGCGGATGAAGCGTTCAGACTTTCTTTCTTGACTGGCATATTCGCATCTACGGCAGCGTTCCTCCTCACCTTGATCAAAAGCTATGCGAATGTAAGCGCTGCGCTCGCGTTCATTGGCATATATGGGCTTCTCATAGCGATAGTGGCAGCCACAATAGTTAGCCTGTTCCTGATAAGCTTCCTTATAAAAGTAGCCAGCAAGTCCAAGATAGTGTACTTGATAACGGCGCTCGGAGTGATAGCTCTGGCCAGCGGCATCCTGTATATGGCATTGGGCAGTTTTGGGATAGCAGTAGTCAGCTGA
- a CDS encoding DUF5654 family protein, with protein sequence MPKAAGTSAQKKHEIRDEAIDRVTILITSALGLVAALAWNSAIQKLFSVAFGTQSSLEAMFAYAVVVTVLAVIIIIYFTRVTAKLKSK encoded by the coding sequence ATGCCAAAAGCAGCCGGAACATCCGCGCAGAAGAAGCACGAGATCAGGGACGAAGCGATAGACCGCGTTACCATACTGATAACATCTGCACTCGGCCTTGTTGCGGCCCTGGCCTGGAATTCAGCAATCCAGAAGCTGTTCTCCGTTGCATTCGGCACGCAGTCAAGCCTCGAAGCGATGTTCGCCTATGCTGTGGTTGTGACTGTGTTAGCCGTAATTATAATAATATACTTCACTAGGGTAACGGCAAAGCTCAAGAGCAAATGA
- a CDS encoding NUDIX hydrolase, with translation MAVVFKGWVIKVETVRNRINGYEELKITKPDVAVIIPMLDKRTMLFERHYRSAIGRYILELPAGHIDAGETPVRAARRELLEETGYRAGRMKPVYNAYMAPGLLADKMHFFAATELRKAGLPTDSNEKMKLIRLSVEKAYKYVKNGRIKDGKSMIGVLHCIAEAKH, from the coding sequence ATGGCAGTAGTATTCAAAGGGTGGGTCATCAAGGTCGAGACTGTAAGAAACAGGATTAATGGCTATGAGGAGCTCAAGATCACGAAGCCTGATGTCGCAGTGATAATACCGATGCTCGACAAGCGCACAATGCTGTTCGAAAGGCATTACAGGTCTGCAATAGGCAGATACATACTTGAGCTGCCCGCAGGGCACATTGATGCAGGAGAAACGCCCGTGCGTGCGGCACGCAGGGAGCTGCTTGAGGAAACGGGCTACAGGGCAGGCAGAATGAAACCGGTTTACAATGCATACATGGCTCCGGGATTGCTTGCTGACAAGATGCATTTCTTCGCGGCAACTGAGCTTAGGAAAGCAGGCCTGCCAACTGACAGCAATGAGAAGATGAAGCTTATCCGTCTGTCAGTAGAAAAGGCGTACAAGTACGTAAAGAATGGCCGCATAAAAGACGGAAAGAGCATGATAGGCGTGCTTCACTGCATCGCAGAAGCGAAACACTGA
- a CDS encoding bile acid:sodium symporter, translated as MAKHVNARGKAQKSDWASRLTKHVRKYLILYTLLAVFIAVFVGYYTKSFASSHAQLFSNLVILFAIMTIYPSMIQLKSEGFVRELKSWKLIITSLVYVFVLAPVAAFVIAPSLGSSVGAGFVISNVVPASSASLGYVLIAGGSIELATALAIMSLIIAVPAIPIILGLYSSHTSIAIPVGPVMLSILYILILPLIVGQITRYLLIKWKNETVVENGSKKYLSLITMLSMLALIFVLVDKEAALIISTPQLVGYLIGYQSAIIVGVLALSIIVSRLMRITYEKHQAVAFISVTKNQSVAAAIAIFALNSEAALAPAVIPMIQPILAVVYIHLESVVKRILTPITSKQQ; from the coding sequence ATGGCTAAGCATGTAAATGCTAGAGGAAAAGCGCAAAAAAGTGACTGGGCATCAAGGTTGACAAAGCACGTTAGGAAGTATCTTATTCTGTATACGCTTCTGGCCGTATTCATTGCCGTATTTGTGGGTTATTATACCAAAAGTTTCGCAAGCTCTCATGCGCAGCTCTTCTCTAATCTAGTCATCCTTTTCGCGATAATGACCATATACCCATCCATGATACAATTGAAATCTGAAGGTTTTGTAAGAGAATTAAAGTCGTGGAAACTGATTATTACTTCACTTGTATACGTGTTTGTACTCGCCCCTGTTGCAGCTTTTGTCATTGCCCCGTCACTTGGCTCATCTGTCGGAGCCGGCTTTGTTATTTCCAACGTAGTGCCAGCGTCGAGTGCGTCTCTTGGTTATGTGCTGATAGCGGGTGGCAGCATAGAACTGGCGACCGCACTTGCAATTATGAGTCTTATCATTGCGGTGCCTGCCATACCAATAATTTTGGGGCTTTACAGCAGCCACACGTCGATAGCGATCCCTGTGGGGCCCGTAATGCTGTCTATTCTGTATATTCTCATACTTCCTCTTATAGTTGGGCAGATTACCAGATATCTGCTTATAAAGTGGAAAAATGAGACCGTGGTAGAAAATGGATCTAAGAAATACCTGTCATTGATTACAATGCTATCCATGCTTGCCTTGATATTCGTGCTTGTGGATAAGGAAGCGGCATTGATAATTTCTACGCCACAATTAGTAGGTTATCTCATAGGCTACCAGTCGGCAATAATAGTTGGGGTACTGGCACTTTCGATAATAGTGAGCAGACTAATGCGCATTACATACGAGAAACACCAGGCTGTTGCGTTTATCTCTGTAACAAAGAATCAGAGTGTTGCAGCTGCCATTGCAATATTTGCACTCAACTCTGAAGCAGCTTTAGCTCCAGCAGTAATCCCCATGATACAGCCGATCCTTGCGGTAGTCTACATACATCTCGAATCGGTCGTAAAGAGGATCTTAACCCCGATAACGTCTAAACAGCAATAG
- a CDS encoding DsrE family protein, giving the protein MGGKIAIIIASDWDQKLKVTSGLHLAKRIYEVRQANGVDVVEVFLYAGGSKLLQSLPEEFENLIKELKQGGLTIKVCATEAKAWGLEENAKRFDIALEFARDAFSRYSREGFTVFTF; this is encoded by the coding sequence ATGGGCGGGAAGATAGCCATAATCATAGCATCTGACTGGGATCAAAAACTCAAAGTGACTTCTGGACTCCATCTGGCTAAGCGCATATATGAAGTTAGGCAAGCAAATGGTGTGGACGTCGTGGAGGTGTTCCTTTATGCTGGCGGCTCAAAACTTCTGCAATCTTTGCCCGAAGAATTTGAAAATCTTATAAAAGAGCTGAAACAGGGCGGATTAACGATAAAGGTATGCGCAACAGAGGCAAAAGCCTGGGGGCTCGAAGAGAATGCAAAAAGATTCGACATAGCGCTGGAGTTTGCAAGGGACGCCTTCTCAAGATATTCCAGGGAAGGATTCACTGTATTTACCTTCTGA
- a CDS encoding glycosyltransferase family 39 protein, with protein sequence MVKVRSNSIEVAFVATLLLLTSLYSIAFAIGPSHLGDDVWYSWLAHYASISAYKQNFGDILSVRPLQIIPIGTFYYLFGSGIYTSNAWDAISFVLTVLLTYLIGKELYNWKVGVIAASLLAIFPMANIYSVTMSDNIPLMFLATLAVFAFIKGTKKHSRKWYIVSGAATAAAPFVIPEGFIFWIIMAVVLLWEMLKGERSRKYKAVYAVCGFTAVIAVMVLFNYVTSGYPFITFTANAQYYSQIYRPDIMPQPISIALAFYPSVMFPYSLSQGVTSVVSILTYAQQSYGKSGLFFYAMTAALAYLIITKDRRIAIPAIWIIVGFAYLEFGPMHFSLNPLTYILSHRLDRYLTLIGPPLSVAIAGAAFDVVHRSRKRYSEIKIAILTLGFVVLAITSFEITYSWHLVLVDSQYTELSIAGMLNQLSSSTKVYLDAGYGDLAVYMGFRNFSRFYLGYGGANNCSEIPGGSYVVIPRYGNDGFSFVPNPLIYCDYWIKVMSPQIPYNSTWVIAPTQPFEADLYYVPANYTYS encoded by the coding sequence ATGGTCAAGGTCCGCAGCAATAGCATTGAGGTCGCATTTGTAGCAACATTGCTGCTCTTAACAAGCCTCTACTCCATTGCATTCGCCATCGGCCCGAGCCACCTTGGTGACGACGTTTGGTACTCCTGGCTCGCGCACTACGCCTCCATAAGCGCATACAAGCAGAACTTTGGCGACATACTGAGCGTGCGTCCATTACAGATCATACCTATAGGGACCTTCTATTACCTCTTCGGGTCTGGGATCTACACTAGCAATGCCTGGGATGCAATCTCTTTTGTTTTGACTGTCCTCCTAACCTACCTAATAGGAAAGGAGCTATACAATTGGAAGGTCGGAGTGATTGCTGCCTCCTTACTTGCGATATTCCCTATGGCAAACATCTATTCAGTGACCATGAGTGATAACATACCACTAATGTTTTTGGCGACTCTGGCAGTGTTCGCCTTCATTAAGGGGACGAAAAAGCACTCCAGAAAATGGTATATTGTTTCAGGGGCTGCTACAGCCGCAGCCCCATTTGTGATCCCAGAGGGTTTCATCTTCTGGATAATAATGGCCGTCGTGCTTCTTTGGGAAATGCTGAAAGGCGAGCGCTCACGCAAGTATAAGGCAGTTTATGCGGTTTGCGGTTTCACTGCAGTCATTGCCGTAATGGTGCTCTTCAATTATGTAACATCAGGATATCCGTTTATAACGTTTACGGCCAATGCGCAGTATTATAGCCAAATATACAGGCCCGACATAATGCCGCAACCAATCAGTATTGCCCTCGCATTCTATCCGTCTGTCATGTTCCCTTATTCTCTCTCACAGGGAGTCACTTCGGTTGTCTCTATACTGACATATGCACAGCAATCCTACGGCAAGTCAGGACTCTTCTTCTACGCCATGACCGCAGCCCTGGCATACCTGATAATCACAAAGGACAGACGCATTGCAATACCTGCTATATGGATAATTGTTGGCTTTGCTTATCTCGAGTTCGGGCCTATGCATTTCAGCCTAAACCCGCTGACCTACATCCTGTCTCACAGGCTGGACAGATACCTGACCCTTATAGGCCCTCCACTCAGCGTAGCAATTGCAGGTGCGGCTTTCGATGTCGTGCACAGGTCAAGGAAACGCTATTCTGAAATAAAGATTGCAATCCTTACATTGGGGTTTGTAGTCCTTGCAATAACATCATTCGAGATAACATACTCATGGCACCTGGTGCTCGTTGACTCTCAGTATACTGAGCTTTCTATAGCAGGAATGCTGAACCAATTGTCGAGCAGCACCAAAGTGTATCTTGACGCAGGGTATGGCGATTTAGCGGTGTATATGGGTTTCAGGAACTTCAGCCGGTTCTATCTTGGTTATGGCGGAGCCAACAATTGCTCTGAGATACCTGGCGGGTCGTATGTGGTCATACCAAGATACGGCAATGATGGTTTCAGCTTCGTTCCAAATCCGCTGATATACTGCGACTATTGGATAAAGGTCATGTCACCGCAGATTCCCTACAACAGCACATGGGTCATAGCACCGACGCAGCCATTTGAAGCAGATTTATATTATGTGCCAGCAAACTACACGTACAGCTGA
- a CDS encoding glycosyltransferase — translation MLVKSAYSDLTVVLPTMNEAGSVGKLIKNILDSFIGAKVIVVDDGSTDGTVREMRELSHKRTEIRFIDRKALHRERGLTASVVDGIIAAKTDFVVVMDADGQHPYQLIRPVMKSLRDGNDLVICTRTSVRNWSMSRVVISKIMTVIGRAVLLIRMKPHPRDVMSGFFGVRRHFFSEVYSSYRKGFVGRGFKILFDLLKSMDGRRTIHEIPYVFSDRKRGASKAKLIHGAYLVKSFLT, via the coding sequence ATGCTCGTAAAATCAGCCTATTCGGATCTTACCGTTGTACTGCCGACTATGAACGAGGCTGGCAGTGTCGGCAAGCTGATAAAAAACATATTGGATTCATTTATTGGAGCTAAGGTAATTGTGGTTGATGATGGTTCAACAGATGGGACAGTTAGGGAGATGCGCGAGCTCTCCCATAAAAGAACAGAAATCAGATTTATTGATAGGAAGGCGCTACATAGGGAGAGGGGGCTCACCGCCAGCGTTGTAGATGGTATAATTGCGGCCAAAACCGACTTTGTCGTAGTCATGGATGCGGATGGACAGCACCCCTACCAACTCATACGTCCTGTCATGAAGAGCTTGCGAGATGGCAACGACCTTGTCATATGCACAAGGACATCGGTGAGGAATTGGTCTATGAGTAGGGTAGTTATCTCAAAGATCATGACTGTGATAGGAAGAGCTGTGCTTTTGATCCGTATGAAGCCGCATCCGCGCGACGTAATGTCCGGCTTCTTTGGAGTCAGGCGCCATTTCTTTTCAGAGGTATACAGCTCATACAGGAAGGGGTTCGTAGGCAGAGGATTCAAGATTCTGTTTGACCTCCTAAAGTCGATGGACGGCAGGCGCACGATACATGAGATACCATATGTCTTCAGTGACAGAAAACGTGGTGCTTCAAAGGCGAAACTCATCCATGGAGCGTATCTGGTAAAGTCCTTTTTGACTTAA